The proteins below come from a single Erythrobacter sp. SG61-1L genomic window:
- a CDS encoding cation-translocating P-type ATPase, with amino-acid sequence MTDRAAYSGENAPQLGLSATEAAATLATEGPNELPADRQRGLRQIIGEVLREPMLALLLTGGLIYLALGDLQEALLLIAFAGFSIVVTTLQEARSEKALAALRDLGSPRALVIRDGERIRIAGRDVVRGDLVVLNEGDRVPADGHLLRCDGLTADESLLTGESVPVAKSATTDTAETPRPGGDGLPFVWSGTLVVRGSGIARITATGPRSEMGRIGMALHALEPEVPRLRRQTQRLVFWFGALGASACVLAILLYGFLRGSWLDAALAGIALGMSMLPEEFPVVLTVFMAMGAMRLSRVNVLTRRAAAIETLGSATTLCTDKTGTLTENRMQVAELRLPDGRTLDFPGDPLMESDFALLARFGILASAEQPVDPMEVAFHELAGTNGGNGLMDHRDNGWSLQRHYPLDPSLLAMSHAWRGNGSDGLVIASKGAPEAIAELCGMLDDDKAKMRAQADAMAEKGLRVLGVAEASWSGSELPADQRRFEFRFLGLAGLADPLRASVPGAVRQCREAGIRVVMITGDYPSTASAIAQQAGIETGDVLSGEELAAMSDAELAARIGKVNVFARIMPEQKLRLVDALKARGEIVAMTGDGVNDAPSLKSAHIGIAMGKRGTDVAREAASIVLLDDDFGSIVTGIRIGRKINDNLRKALAFIVAVHIPIAGLALLPLFAGMPLMLAPIHIAFIEMIIDPVCSLAFEAEKEERRLMQRPPRAPDAPLFPRWMVAWAALQGIVAMAVIGGVTLYAWSAGLGEERVRTIAFLSLVLGILGLILVNRSYSASVIRAVIRPNRPLATVALAVFAILALSQFAPPVTELFRFAKASWSDLALVAGTSFATLLLLETVKPWWRTRLFPEIHH; translated from the coding sequence GTGACTGACCGCGCAGCCTATTCCGGCGAGAACGCCCCTCAACTTGGCCTGAGCGCGACAGAAGCCGCCGCTACGCTGGCCACAGAAGGCCCGAACGAACTCCCGGCGGACCGCCAGCGCGGGCTGCGACAGATCATTGGCGAAGTGCTGCGTGAGCCGATGCTCGCCCTGCTGCTGACCGGCGGGCTGATCTATCTGGCGCTCGGCGATCTGCAAGAGGCATTGCTGCTGATCGCCTTTGCTGGCTTCTCCATCGTCGTCACCACCCTGCAGGAGGCACGATCCGAAAAGGCGCTGGCCGCCCTGCGCGATCTGGGTAGCCCCCGCGCGCTGGTCATCCGCGATGGGGAACGTATTCGCATCGCCGGGCGCGATGTGGTGCGCGGCGATCTGGTAGTCCTCAACGAAGGGGACCGTGTTCCTGCCGATGGCCATTTGTTGCGCTGTGACGGGCTGACTGCCGACGAATCCCTGCTGACCGGCGAATCTGTTCCAGTCGCGAAAAGCGCAACAACCGACACCGCTGAAACCCCGCGTCCGGGCGGTGACGGGTTGCCCTTCGTCTGGTCCGGAACGCTTGTGGTGCGCGGCAGCGGCATCGCCCGGATCACCGCGACCGGCCCGCGCAGCGAGATGGGCCGCATCGGCATGGCGCTCCACGCGCTGGAACCGGAAGTGCCGCGCCTCAGGCGGCAAACGCAAAGGCTGGTCTTCTGGTTCGGCGCACTGGGCGCTTCGGCCTGTGTGCTGGCCATCCTGCTCTACGGCTTCCTGCGCGGAAGCTGGCTCGACGCAGCGCTGGCCGGGATTGCTCTGGGCATGTCGATGTTGCCGGAAGAATTTCCGGTGGTGCTCACGGTCTTCATGGCGATGGGGGCCATGCGGCTTTCCCGCGTCAATGTGCTCACCCGGCGCGCGGCTGCCATCGAAACGCTTGGCTCTGCAACCACACTCTGCACGGACAAGACCGGCACACTCACCGAAAATCGGATGCAGGTGGCAGAATTGCGCCTGCCTGACGGGCGCACGCTCGATTTTCCCGGCGATCCGCTGATGGAAAGCGATTTCGCCCTGCTGGCCCGCTTCGGCATTCTCGCCAGCGCAGAACAGCCGGTCGATCCGATGGAAGTCGCCTTCCACGAGCTGGCCGGGACAAATGGCGGCAACGGCCTGATGGACCACCGCGACAATGGCTGGTCTCTCCAGCGCCATTACCCGCTCGATCCGTCACTGCTCGCCATGTCGCATGCATGGCGCGGCAACGGTTCCGATGGCCTCGTCATTGCCTCCAAAGGCGCGCCTGAAGCGATTGCCGAGCTTTGCGGCATGCTGGATGACGACAAGGCAAAGATGCGCGCTCAGGCAGATGCCATGGCCGAAAAAGGCCTGCGCGTACTGGGCGTGGCTGAAGCCAGCTGGAGCGGCAGCGAGTTGCCCGCCGACCAGCGTCGCTTCGAATTCCGTTTCCTCGGCCTTGCCGGCCTGGCCGATCCACTGCGAGCCTCGGTTCCGGGCGCGGTTCGCCAGTGCAGGGAAGCCGGCATCCGTGTGGTGATGATCACCGGCGATTATCCCAGCACGGCCAGTGCCATTGCCCAGCAGGCCGGGATCGAGACCGGCGATGTGCTGAGCGGCGAGGAGCTTGCCGCCATGAGCGATGCCGAACTTGCCGCCCGCATCGGCAAGGTGAACGTGTTCGCCCGGATCATGCCGGAACAGAAGCTCCGGCTGGTCGATGCCCTCAAGGCGCGGGGCGAGATCGTGGCCATGACAGGCGACGGCGTGAACGACGCGCCTTCGCTCAAGAGCGCACATATCGGCATCGCCATGGGCAAGCGCGGCACCGATGTCGCGCGGGAGGCGGCGTCCATCGTGCTGTTGGACGATGATTTCGGATCGATCGTGACTGGCATTCGCATCGGCCGCAAGATCAACGACAATCTGCGCAAGGCGCTGGCCTTCATCGTGGCCGTGCATATCCCCATCGCCGGGCTGGCACTGCTGCCGCTGTTCGCGGGCATGCCGCTGATGCTCGCCCCGATCCACATCGCCTTTATCGAAATGATCATCGACCCGGTCTGCTCGCTCGCCTTCGAGGCAGAGAAGGAAGAACGTCGCCTGATGCAGCGCCCTCCCCGCGCACCGGATGCGCCGCTATTCCCGCGCTGGATGGTCGCCTGGGCCGCCCTGCAGGGCATCGTCGCCATGGCCGTTATTGGCGGTGTCACGCTCTACGCATGGAGTGCCGGCCTTGGAGAGGAGCGGGTGCGCACCATCGCCTTCCTGAGCCTCGTGCTGGGCATTCTGGGCCTGATTCTGGTCAACCGGTCCTACAGCGCGTCGGTGATCCGCGCCGTGATCCGGCCCAATCGACCACTGGCCACTGTGGCGCTGGCGGTGTTCGCGATCCTGGCCCTGTCACAATTCGCGCCGCCCGTGACAGAGCTGTTCCGCTTCGCCAAAGCGAGCTGGAGCGATCTGGCGCTGGTCGCCGGCACCAGCTTCGCCACCCTGCTACTGCTCGAAACAGTCAAGCCCTGGTGGCGAACGCGGTTATTTCCGGAAATTCACCATTAA
- a CDS encoding type III PLP-dependent enzyme yields MHIYPCASAVVRDLAPDEPVILNRPHAAARAARFFAQKFPGTSLYAVKANPSPELLQILWDSGITHFDVASIAEVRLVRSVLPEASLCFMHPVKTGSAIREAYHVHGVRTFSLDTIEELEKIVAATTSDAGEAATDLSLLVRLRVSSDYSELSLASKFGVDLADAAPLLQATRQHCDALGICFHVGSQAMTPFAYVQALERVRAAIAEAAVTVDIVDVGGGFPSQYPGMEPPPLEDFFAIIDRYFEALPISYNAELWCEPGRALCAEYSSMIVKVEKRRGDELYINDGAYGALFDAAHIDWRFPVSALGEKLHGGEVEFAFYGPTCDDADYMKGPFMLPADIGPGDYIEIGMLGAYGSAMKTAFNGFGQAVAVNVADEPMASLYRGDRPVLSSDNVVSLR; encoded by the coding sequence TTGCACATCTATCCTTGCGCATCGGCTGTAGTCCGCGACCTCGCTCCGGACGAACCCGTTATCCTCAATCGCCCGCACGCTGCTGCGCGCGCTGCCCGCTTCTTTGCACAGAAGTTTCCGGGCACGTCGCTCTATGCGGTGAAGGCCAATCCTTCGCCTGAGCTGCTGCAGATCCTGTGGGATTCGGGGATTACCCATTTCGACGTCGCCTCGATTGCCGAGGTGCGGCTCGTGCGTTCGGTCCTGCCTGAAGCCAGCCTGTGCTTCATGCATCCGGTGAAGACCGGCAGTGCCATTCGCGAAGCCTATCACGTCCATGGCGTGCGGACCTTCAGCCTCGATACGATCGAGGAACTGGAAAAGATCGTTGCTGCCACCACCAGCGATGCTGGTGAAGCGGCTACCGATCTCTCCCTGCTGGTGCGCCTGCGCGTCTCGTCCGACTATTCGGAACTGAGCCTTGCGTCCAAGTTCGGTGTTGATCTGGCCGATGCCGCTCCGCTGCTGCAGGCCACTCGCCAACACTGCGACGCGCTGGGCATCTGCTTCCATGTCGGTAGCCAGGCGATGACGCCTTTTGCCTATGTGCAGGCGCTGGAACGCGTCCGCGCGGCGATTGCCGAAGCGGCCGTGACTGTCGACATCGTGGATGTCGGTGGTGGGTTTCCCAGCCAGTATCCGGGCATGGAACCGCCGCCGCTGGAAGATTTCTTCGCCATCATCGACCGCTATTTCGAGGCGCTGCCCATCTCCTACAATGCGGAGCTGTGGTGCGAACCGGGCCGTGCCCTGTGCGCGGAATACAGCTCGATGATCGTGAAGGTCGAAAAGCGCCGGGGCGACGAACTCTACATCAACGATGGCGCTTATGGCGCCCTGTTCGATGCCGCGCATATCGACTGGCGTTTCCCCGTCAGCGCGCTGGGTGAGAAGCTGCATGGCGGCGAAGTGGAATTCGCCTTCTACGGCCCCACTTGCGACGATGCCGATTACATGAAGGGGCCCTTCATGCTCCCGGCCGATATCGGCCCGGGCGACTATATCGAAATCGGCATGCTGGGTGCCTATGGCAGCGCGATGAAAACTGCTTTCAACGGCTTCGGCCAGGCGGTTGCCGTCAACGTCGCGGATGAACCGATGGCCAGCCTCTATCGCGGGGACCGTCCGGTTCTTTCCAGCGACAACGTCGTCAGCCTGCGCTGA
- a CDS encoding EAL domain-containing protein gives MKRLIVIIALGVCVTAALPIFAAIKLAGQQQTDSEQRYALSLARNALVHSEISGDQLYTAAGAINALPSEKACTPEGLAVMRKIDLESSMLQAVGWVEGNVMRCSSFAGNQPFDLGPPDAVSQSHTRFRNNVTLIDPQQPYMVTQIGAAAGVLHKNLLLSFIDEIPGLSVGVFSWSSRAPGALRGTVPDIVRRPDLMADTVYRVGDLQVAIVRSEKYDIGAFAALPVGGSASYASRIAGILVPLGVIVGLILSALLIHIVRIRASMPMMIRTALKQDRFHLLYQPVVDLANGRLVGAEALIRWDRGSGNPIPPDRFIAAAEEAGVIHLVTSRMLELLAADAPDVLNIAPDFRFAVNFSALDMHRPEVLEEVTGVLQQAGIAAHNLVIEATERSLVDVDRARETMRQFRAAGIGVAIDDFGTGYSSLSYLARLEIDYLKIDKLFVQSLGTDSATSQVAGRIIDMAQDLNLMIVAEGIETAEQERLLKALKVDYGQGYYYGRPMPVDDLMQLLRRQRDGENVRLKLVAA, from the coding sequence ATGAAGCGCCTTATCGTAATTATCGCGCTGGGCGTATGCGTCACTGCGGCCCTCCCGATTTTTGCTGCAATCAAGCTCGCCGGTCAGCAGCAGACGGATAGCGAGCAACGCTATGCCCTCAGCCTCGCGCGCAATGCCCTCGTCCATTCGGAGATAAGCGGGGACCAGCTTTACACGGCTGCCGGGGCGATCAACGCCTTGCCGTCCGAAAAGGCCTGCACGCCCGAAGGGCTGGCGGTGATGCGCAAGATCGATCTTGAATCGAGCATGCTGCAGGCGGTGGGCTGGGTGGAAGGCAACGTGATGCGTTGTTCTTCCTTTGCTGGAAACCAGCCTTTCGATCTGGGGCCGCCCGATGCGGTTTCGCAATCGCACACGCGGTTCCGCAACAATGTGACCCTGATTGACCCCCAGCAGCCCTATATGGTCACGCAGATCGGCGCTGCGGCAGGAGTGCTGCACAAGAACCTTCTGTTGAGCTTCATTGACGAGATTCCCGGCCTTTCGGTTGGGGTGTTTTCATGGTCCAGCCGCGCGCCGGGCGCTTTGCGCGGGACGGTGCCGGACATCGTTCGGCGGCCGGACTTGATGGCCGATACCGTTTACAGAGTGGGCGATCTGCAAGTGGCGATCGTTCGTTCGGAGAAATACGATATCGGCGCATTCGCGGCGCTGCCAGTGGGCGGCAGCGCCAGCTATGCAAGCAGGATCGCGGGCATTCTCGTGCCGCTTGGCGTGATAGTCGGCCTGATCCTGTCGGCCTTGCTGATCCATATCGTCCGCATTCGCGCATCCATGCCCATGATGATCCGCACCGCGCTGAAGCAGGACAGGTTCCATTTGCTTTACCAGCCGGTGGTTGACCTTGCGAATGGCAGGCTCGTCGGTGCGGAGGCGTTGATCCGGTGGGACAGGGGAAGCGGCAACCCGATTCCTCCGGACAGGTTCATCGCTGCGGCCGAGGAAGCCGGAGTGATCCATCTGGTGACGTCACGCATGCTTGAACTGCTGGCGGCTGATGCACCCGATGTTCTGAACATCGCGCCCGATTTCCGGTTTGCGGTCAATTTTTCGGCGCTCGACATGCATCGGCCGGAAGTTCTGGAAGAAGTTACCGGTGTGCTGCAGCAGGCTGGCATTGCGGCCCATAATCTTGTGATCGAGGCTACCGAGCGAAGCCTCGTCGATGTGGATCGCGCGCGGGAAACGATGCGCCAGTTCCGCGCCGCCGGGATAGGGGTGGCAATTGACGATTTCGGCACGGGCTATTCAAGCCTCAGCTACCTCGCCCGGCTGGAGATCGATTATCTCAAGATCGACAAATTGTTCGTCCAGTCGCTCGGGACGGATTCAGCCACCAGCCAGGTGGCGGGCCGGATCATCGACATGGCGCAGGATCTCAATCTCATGATCGTGGCCGAGGGAATCGAAACAGCGGAGCAGGAACGGCTGCTCAAGGCGCTGAAGGTCGATTACGGGCAGGGTTATTATTACGGGCGGCCAATGCCTGTCGACGATCTGATGCAGTTGCTGCGGCGCCAGCGGGATGGAGAGAATGTGCGCCTGAAGCTCGTCGCGGCCTGA
- the hemA gene encoding 5-aminolevulinate synthase, which translates to MNYDQIFDQAIDRLHSEGRYRVFIDILRNKGAYPNARCFAGHNGPKPITVWCSNDYLAMGQHPKVIEAMEEALHDVGAGSGGTRNIGGNTHYHIELENELADLHGKESALLFTSGYVSNDATLSTLARLLPGCIIFSDELNHASMIAGIRNSGCDKRVFRHNDVAHLEELLAEADPETPKLIAFESVYSMDGDIAPIHAICDLAEKYNALTYIDEVHAVGMYGPRGGGITDRDEAAHRIDIIEGTLGKAFGVMGGYIAADKKIIDCIRSYAPGFIFTTSLSPVLVAGVLAAVKHLKASSVERDGQQAAAAFLKQSFRDAGLPVMDSTTHIVPLMVGDPVRAKKISDILLAEYGVYVQPINFPTVPRGTERLRFTPGPAHTEEMMRELTEALVEIWDRLELELLKAA; encoded by the coding sequence TTGAATTACGACCAGATCTTCGACCAGGCGATTGACAGGCTTCATTCTGAAGGCCGCTATCGCGTTTTCATCGACATTCTGCGCAACAAGGGTGCCTACCCCAACGCGCGCTGCTTTGCCGGCCATAACGGCCCGAAGCCGATCACGGTCTGGTGTTCCAACGACTATCTCGCCATGGGCCAGCACCCCAAGGTGATCGAAGCCATGGAAGAGGCGCTGCACGATGTCGGCGCCGGTTCGGGTGGCACCCGCAATATCGGCGGCAACACCCATTATCATATCGAGCTGGAAAACGAGCTGGCGGACCTGCACGGCAAGGAATCCGCACTGCTGTTTACTTCGGGCTATGTCTCGAACGACGCCACGCTTTCCACTCTTGCCCGCCTGCTGCCGGGCTGCATCATCTTCTCGGATGAGCTGAACCACGCCAGCATGATCGCGGGTATCCGCAATTCGGGCTGCGACAAGCGCGTGTTCCGCCACAATGACGTGGCCCATCTGGAAGAACTGCTGGCCGAAGCCGATCCGGAAACACCCAAGCTGATCGCCTTCGAAAGCGTCTATTCGATGGATGGCGATATCGCGCCGATCCACGCAATCTGCGACCTTGCGGAAAAGTATAACGCGCTGACCTATATCGACGAGGTCCATGCTGTAGGCATGTATGGCCCGCGCGGCGGCGGCATCACCGATCGTGACGAAGCGGCCCACCGCATCGACATCATCGAAGGCACGCTTGGCAAGGCATTCGGCGTGATGGGCGGCTATATCGCGGCCGACAAGAAGATCATCGACTGCATCCGCAGCTATGCTCCCGGCTTCATCTTCACCACCTCGCTCAGCCCGGTGCTGGTCGCCGGTGTGCTGGCGGCCGTGAAGCACCTCAAGGCTTCCAGTGTGGAACGCGATGGCCAGCAGGCCGCCGCTGCCTTCCTGAAGCAGTCCTTCCGCGATGCAGGCCTGCCGGTGATGGATTCCACCACCCATATCGTTCCGCTGATGGTGGGCGATCCGGTGCGTGCAAAGAAGATCAGCGACATCCTGCTCGCCGAATATGGCGTCTATGTTCAGCCGATCAATTTCCCCACCGTGCCGCGCGGTACGGAACGCCTGCGCTTCACCCCCGGCCCCGCTCATACCGAAGAAATGATGCGTGAGTTGACCGAGGCGCTGGTGGAAATCTGGGACCGTCTGGAACTGGAACTGCTCAAGGCTGCGTGA
- a CDS encoding cytochrome c, producing the protein MSRSGIAHAAIAGFAILALAGCQNKAEDTAPAAETLKLPISINAAMVALTDHSADYLFAPGNGDMPRDDHDWDLVRSSAYDMALAGTVLQIEGTGAEDAAWVANPEWKTLAQELTGLGEEAVNLATEKSTDQAKWQALGDKLVQNCLACHEKFKPETPSQGILHEATKRESLGESIFD; encoded by the coding sequence ATGTCTCGTTCCGGAATTGCACATGCAGCTATTGCTGGCTTTGCCATTCTTGCTCTGGCCGGATGCCAGAACAAGGCCGAGGATACTGCGCCTGCCGCAGAAACGCTCAAGCTGCCGATCAGCATCAATGCTGCGATGGTCGCGCTGACCGACCATTCCGCGGATTACCTCTTCGCCCCCGGCAATGGCGACATGCCGCGTGACGATCACGACTGGGATCTGGTCCGCAGTTCCGCCTATGACATGGCATTGGCCGGCACGGTGCTGCAGATCGAAGGCACGGGCGCAGAAGACGCCGCATGGGTCGCCAATCCGGAATGGAAAACGCTGGCGCAAGAACTGACCGGCCTTGGCGAAGAGGCTGTGAACCTCGCGACCGAGAAGTCCACCGATCAGGCCAAATGGCAGGCGCTGGGCGACAAGCTGGTTCAGAACTGCCTTGCCTGCCACGAGAAATTCAAGCCCGAGACGCCCTCGCAGGGCATTCTCCATGAAGCGACCAAGCGTGAATCGCTGGGCGAAAGCATCTTCGACTGA